CGATTGGCTGCGGCAGCGAAAGAGCGAAGATTCCGAGAAGGAGGCCGCGAAACGCGACAAACCCTCGGCAACTCGATCCGCCGAGAAGTCATCCTCCTTGGCCACCAGCAAACGCCGCCTGAGCTACAAGGAACAACAAGAGCACCAAGCGTTGCCGGCCCGGATCGAGCAGCTCGAGGCCGAGATCGCCGCGCTGCACGATGTGATGGCCAAGCCCGAGTTCTACCGCCAGCCGGGAGGGGCAATTGTAAGTGAGCAATCGCGGTTGTCCGAGTTGGAATCACGGCTCACCGCGGCGTATTCCCGGTGGGAAGAACTGGAGCAGCGCAGCGCGTAACGGCAAACGATAGCGGAGGAGGTGCGCCACCGGCAAGCGCAGTCGTCGGGCGTGTGCCACTGGCAAGCGCAAGTCTGCCAGTGCGCCGGCCGATCGACTTTCACTCCGATGGCGAAGGCCAACTTGCGGTTCACACTGGCAGACTGCGCTTGGCAGTGGCACATCCAGTGGCACACCTCGCGTGCCGAAGCGAGATTCGCTCTACGGCGATTTATAGTCGCGCCAGATCCAGCGCATGGCATCCGGAAAGATCGCGCCGGCTTGTTTGCCATCGTGCGCCCCGGTGCCGAATTCGAAGCGATAATCGTAGCCGGCGAACTTCAGTGCAGCGGCCATTTCTTGGTTGGCCAGCGGCCAGTTGCCGAATTGATTGTCCAAATCGTGCGAGCCGTCTTGCAAGAAAACCCGGATCGGCTTGGCGTTCTTCTTCGAAGCGCGAATTTGCGGCGGATAAACATAGCCGCCGCGGATGTTCGTGAAGCTGCCGATGAAGCTGACGACTTTCGAAAACGCATCCGGCCGCTGCCATGCGACCGTGAACGAACAGATTCCACCCGAGCTGGAGCCGCAAATGCCCCGCCCGGCCGCTTGATCGGTCAGCTTGTATTGCTTGCCCACCTCGGGCAACATTTCTTCCAGCAGAAATCGGGCATATTGATTGCTCACCGTGTCGTATTCGACGCTGCGGTCGTCGGCCTTCCAACCGTCCGCCGGCAGTTTGTCGCCATGCATGCCAGGATTGATGAACAGCCCAATTGTCACCGGCATCTGCCTCTTGTCGATCAGATTGTCGAACACGATCGGAGCGCGGAAATCGCCGTGCTCGTTGACATAAGCATGCCCGTCTTGAAACACCATGAGGCAAGCCGGATGAGCCGGGTCATATTGCTTCGGCACATAAACCCAATATTCACGAATCGTGTCCGGATAGATTTTGCTTTTCCACTCATGGTGTTCGACCGTCCCCTTGGGCACGCCGTCGTGCCGTTCTGAATCGGGACCGTGCTTGTATTCATCCGCGCGGGCGATTCCCGGCAGGCACGGCACGGCGAGTGATACGGCCAGGGCGCAAATCGTGAGACGGCGGGCGAGCATGGAAAAACCTCGGCGGGGCGATCGGTGGTAGGGAAGAACGGGCGGGATGGACCGGCGGCGCGATAGGCTGAACCCTTGAGTTCGGTAGAGTCGACAAATGCCATCGTCCTCAAAGTCGCTATATACCTCGCAGACAGCAGTGCCACTGTCAAGCAACGCGCAATTCGCCCACGCAATTTTCCAAGCTCAATGGCCGGCTCGACAGGGGGGGGCCGCGACAGTTCGTCTAACGAAAGCCTCCGACCTACTAGCGGTTTGCTTAAGACGGCGGATCGGTTCAGTGGGGCGCAATATCCGGGCAACCCGGACGAAGCTAATCGTTGCTGCGCGGCCTTGCCGATTTTTGGACGTGTCGGGCTTATGCTTCCCCCGAGCTGACGTGACGGAAACCAGGCATGGCCGTCCGTGGCTTACGGCAAACGCGCAACGAAGTCGCGGTTGGATCGGCCCCATAGCGGTTTGTATCGGTTATAGGGGCGTGGTAAGCTATTCGGTCGGAAAATCGCGGGGGGATTGTACGCTTCCGGCTGCGAACTGCCACGGACGGTGCAGAGTGTACCGCCCGTCTCACATTCATCGCGCGCCCCTAACCCCGGGTCAAAAAAAGTGCATATCGACCAACTGCCCGGCTCGTTTTTCGGGCCCTCCAATTTGGTGGACTTGCTGCGGCATCGTGCCGCCCATCAGGCTCACGATCGGGCGTTTAGCTATCTGGTCGACGGCGAATCGGATGAAATCCGCTGGACCTATTCCGAGCTGGATCGGCGTGCGCGGGCCATCGGCACGTGGCTGCAAAGCCAGAAGATGGAGGGGCATCGAGCCCTGTTGCTCTATCCGGCTGGGCTGGAATTCATCTCGGCATTTTTCGGCTGTTTGTATGCGGGCGTGGTGGCTGTGCCGGCCTATCCGCCGCGGCGGAATCGCTCGCTCGCTCGCATTCAGGCGATCTGCGACGACGCCGAGGCCAAGATCGCGCTGACATGCCAAGATGTTTTGGAAAGAGTGCAAGACGTGCTCGACCAGACGCCGAGTCTGAAAAGCGTCACTTGGAAGGCGACCGATCAACTCGAGCCGGGCATCGAACGCGGCTGGCAACCGCCCGACGTGCATGGCGACACGCTGGCCTTCCTCCAATACACCTCCGGCTCGACCGGCACGCCCAAGGGCGTCATGCTCTCGCATGCCAACCTGATGCACAACTCGGCGCTGATTTCCTACGCGTTCGAGCATACACGGTCGGGGCATAGCGTGTTCTGGTTGCCGAGCTACCACGATATGGGTCTCATTGGCGGCATCTTGCAGCCACTCTACATCGGCCAGTGGAATGTGCTCATGTCGCCCGTGTCGTTCTTGCAAAAGCCGCTACGGTGGCTGCAAGCGATTTCGAAATACCGGGCCACGATCAGCGGCGGGCCGAATTTCGCTTACGACTTGTGTGTCCGCAAGATTTCCCCCGAGCAGCGCAAGAGCCTCGACCTGAGCAGTTGGAACCTCGCATTCAACGGAGCCGAGCCGGTCCGGGAAGAAACGATCGAAAGCTTTGTCGACGCGTTTGGGCCGTGCGGATTCCGCCGTGAAGCGTTTTATCCCTGCTACGGCATGGCCGAGGCGACGCTGATCGTGAGCGGCGGTTTCAAGACCGCTCCGCCAGTGATTCGCAGTTTCGACACCCAGGCATTGGAATCGAACCACGTTGTCGATGCGCTCGACGAGGAAGAAGGGGCGCGAGCGCTGGTCGGCTGCGGCGGCACGCTCTTAGACCAGGAAATTCTGATCGTCAATTCCGACACGATGACGCGCTGCGCCGCCGACGAAGTGGGCGAGATTTGGGTCGCCGGACCAAGCGTCGCTCAAGGTTATTGGAGACGTCCGGAAGAAACCGAGCACACCTTTCGCGCCCATCTGGCCGACGGCAGCGGTCCGTATCTGCGAACCGGCGACCTCGGCTTCATGCAAGACGGCGAGTTGTTCGTCACCGGGCGGATGAAAGACCTGATCATCATCCGCGGGCTGAATCATTATCCGCAAGACATCGAATTCACCGTCGAGCAAAGCCACGCCTTTGTCCGCTGCGGGGCCGGCGCCGTGCTGACCGTCGAGATTGCCGGCCGCGAGCGGCTCGTGGTGGTCTACGAAGTCGAGCGCGGCCGGCATCGCGATGTCGAAAACTTCGGCGAGGTGTTCGATGCGGTGCGGCGGCATGTCGCGGCCGAACACGAGCTGGCCGTCGAAGCAATCGTGCTGCTGAAGGCCGGCAGCATCCCCAAAACCTCGAGCGGCAAAATCCAACGTCATGCCTGCCGCGAAGGATTTCTCCACGGCACGCTCGATGTGCTCGAGCAATGGCGCGCCTGGGATTCCACCACCGGCAAGCAAAGAAAGAACGCCGCCGCTCGCCGAGGGGCGCAAACGCCGCGCCGCGCTGGAATCGCCCCGGGCACGCTCCGCGGCGAAACGACCAACGGCCATCGAGCCATACCTCCCACGCCGCCGGCCAACCGCGGCATCGGTGGCGACATCTCTCAAGACACCGCAGCCGAAGGCGAATCCATATCCGAAGCGACGGTGCAAATCGTTCTGGACCACGTCCGGCAAATCGCCAAGGAACGCGCGGGCGAACTGACGCTCGATACGAATATTCTCGATCTCGGCCTCGATTCGCTCGAACGGATGGAGATCGTCGCGGCGTTGGAAGAGACCTTTGGCGGCCGGTTTCCCGAGTCGGTGCTGCCGCTAATGGAAACGTGCCGCGAGGTCGTCGAAGCCGTCGAGGCTTATCTCGGCAAGACGCCGCGGCAACGGTCCGCGGGATCGGCCACGGAAGAGATTCCGCCGGACCATTATCGCGTCGAATTGTTTCCCGAGTATCAGGCGCTGAAACAGAACATGCGCTCGGTGCAAGACACCGGTCTGGCGAACCCCTATTTCCGCGCCCATCAACGAGTCACGAACGACACCACCGAAATCGACGGCCGCACGCTCATCAATTTCTCGAGCTACAACTATCTCGGCATGTCGGGCGATCCCACCGTGGCTCGGGCTGCCAAAGCTGCGATCGATCGCTACGGCACGAGTGTTTCCGCCAGCCGGCTTGTATCGGGCGAAAAACCGCTCCATCGCGAACTCGAACGAGCGATCGCCGGCTTCATCGGCACGCAGGATGCCATCGTCTATGTCGGCGGCCACTCGACGAATGAATCCACCATCGGCCATCTGCTCGGCTCAGGCGATTTGATCCTCCACGACGCATTGGCCCACAACAGCATCGTGCAAGGCTCGATTTTGAGCGGCGCTCGCCGCCGGCCGTTTCCGCACAACGACTGGCAAGCCCTCGATCAATTGCTGGAGCAAATCCGCGGCGAATATCGCCGTGTGCTCGTGGCCATCGAAGGCGTTTACAGCATGGATGGCGACTATCCCGACCTGCCGCGATTCATCGAAGTGAAATCGCGTCATAAGGCCATGCTGTTGGTCGACGAGGCGCATTCGGCTGGTGTGCTCGGGCCACATGGCCGCGGAATCGGCGAGCACTTCGAAGTCGATTCCGCGTCGGTCGATCTGTGGATGGGAACGCTCAGCAAATCGTTTGGGGCCTGTGGCGGCTACATCGCCGGCAACAAGGCGCTGGTCGAGTATTTGAAATATACCGCGCCGGGATTCGTCTACAGCGTCGGCATCTCGCCGCCGAATGCCGCCGCGGCCCTCGCCTCTCTGCGGCTGTTGGAAGAAGAACCGGAGCGCGTGGCCAAGCTGGCCGACAACGCCCGGCTGTTTCTCTCGCTGGCGAAGTCGCGCGGCCTGAACACCGGCATGAGCCATGGCTCGGCCGTGGTGCCGGTGATCCTCGGCAACTCGCTGCACAGCCTGCAACTTTCGCAGGCCCTGTTCGCGCGGGGGATCAACGTTCAACCGATCTTGCATCCGGCTGTGGAAGAGAGCGCCGCTCGGCTGCGGTTCTTCATCTCCTCATCGCACTCCGAAGACCAAATCCGCGAAACCGTCGCCGCCGTTGCCGAGGAACTCGCCAAGATCGACCCGGCCCATCTCGGCCATCCCGCCGCCGGCACAAACGGCCGCGCGGGCTCCGATTCCAACGGGTTGCCCAGCCATGGCAGGTCGAATGGATCGAGCACTGGCAGCGGTAGTCCGGATAAGCATGCCCAATAGGCGGTAGATCGTTGCCGCTCATGCGAGTGAATCTTTTCCGACGATCATTGCTCATCCTCTGCCTGACAGTTTTTGTGGGGGCAGATTCTTCTTGCCGAGCATTCGCCGCGCCGGCGGGCGAAACATCCGGCGGATGGGCGAAGTATCACGACAATCCTGTGCTCGGCGGCCAATACGGCGTTTGCTTCGATGTGTCGGTTCTTCGCGAAGATCCCACGCCCTCGTCGTCTTCTCTCGCCCCTCGCCCCTCGTCCCTCGCCCCTTCCTACCGCATGTGGCTCTCCTGGCGGCCGAAGCAGAGCATCGCCATCGTCGAGAGCAAAGATAGTTTTCACTGGGATGGGCCGCCGCGAACCGTTCTTCCTCCGCGGAAGGAAACCGGCTGGGAAGTTGAAGTGAATCGGCCCGTCGTGATCCGCCGCGACGATGGCTACCACATGTGGTACACCGGCCAGGCCGGCGGGCATTCCGCAATTGGCTACGCCACCAGCCGCGACGGCACCCTTTGGCGGCGAATGTCGGATCGGCCGGTGCTATCCGCCGATCAACCGTGGGAGAAAGTGGCGGTGATGTGTCCCGATGTGATCTGGGACGCGCAGGCCAAGCTGCTTCGCATGTGGTATTCCGGCGGCGAGCAATACGAGCCCGACGCAATCGGCTACGCCACCAGCCCCGACGGCCTGAACTGGACCAAGAACAAGTCGAATCCGATTTTTCGGCCCGATCCGCGCGCCGCTTGGGAGCACCACAAAGTCACGGCGGTTCACGTGGTTCGCCGCGGCGACGAGTATCTGATGTTTTACATCGGCTTCCGCGACACGGCCCACGCCCAGATCGGCGTCGCCCGATCGAAAGACGGAATCACGAATTGGCAGCGGAACCCGGCTAACCCGATCATCCGCGCCGCGGGGGGCGATTCCTGGGATGCCGACGCCTGTTACAAACCGTATGCCATCTTCGACGGCAAGCGCTGGCTTCTCTGGTACAACGGCCGCCGCGGCAGCATCGAACAAATCGGCGTGGCAACGCACGAAGGCGAAGACTTAGGCTTCGGCCAATGGCCGTGAAATAGCTTGGCCGCCTTCATTCGGCTTCACGAAAGTACCGGAATGGATAGCTCGGCGCTGTCGAAGCTCGAAACTGGTCAGCGCGCCAATCCTACCTTGGATACGCTGGTGCGTTACGCGGATGCGGTCGGTAAGCGCCTCGTCGTCTCACTCGCCGACGGGTGACCCGCCCCGAGTGCTCCGGGGGGCTGCTATTTCGGAAGTTGGCGCGCGTCCGGTGGTTGTTGGCAAATATCGAGTGCGACCCGTTGGTGAAATGCGGCGGAAGGCGGAGCAAACAGTGCCTCAGCGGCTGGAACCAGAGACAACACGAAAGCCGAGGTGAAACTGCGCCATGAAGCCATAACCACCTCCGTGTTGGAACACTCGCGGCCAGACGCATTTCGACACGCCGATTTTGTTGGCTCATGGTGGCAGCGTAATGCACTGCCGAGAAAACTTCAATTCTCCGACACGCGTGGCCGGTCCGCGACCGCAACGGGTGCGGCCGCAGCGGATGGTTCGCGCCAGAAGCTGATTACACGGGCGTCGGTGAGATGCGCGGCGGCGGGCCATTGGCCGCGTTTTTCGTAGCGAATTGAATTGCCATCGAGAATGCCGAGCCAGATTTCGCCTGATCGTGTCCAGCCGGCCAGGTTGTCGCGCGCGTCGCCGTTGAAACAGCCGGCATAAATTCCGCCTTCGAGGGCCGGATGGCTTGGAAGCAGGCGGGTGGTGAATTGCGGCGCAGCGGATATTACCGCGTCGAGCGTGGCGATTGCGAGGCGGCCCGATTTCTTGTCGAGCCCGACGATTCCCTGCCGAGCATCTTGGCCGAAGCGGCCGGTCGAAACGTACTGCCAATTGGCGTCGACGGTCCATTTCCCGGCCGCCCGGCAATTGAAGCGATGGCCATCGGATTGGCCGAGCATCCAATCGCCCGTTGCAGGATTCCATGCAGCGACGTCGGTTCGGCCTTTGCCGCTGAAATCGGCGGCTAAAATATGCTGCCAGGGGACGGATGGTTCGAATGTGCCCCAAACGCGAGTGCTGAATGTCTCGCCGTCGGATTGCGACACAAGCCACTGGCCCGACTTGGTGTCGAACCCGCCGATGTCGGCCCGGCCGTCGCCGTTGAAATCGGCGATGCGGATATTTCGCGGCGAAATGGGCGCTGTCCAGCGGCCCCAGGGGCGAAACTTAAAGCCCTGACCGTCCGACAAGCCGATCCACCACTGGCCGTCGGCGAAACGAACGGCCAGATCGTCGATGTCGTCGCCATTGAAATCGCCGGCGCCGAGATAGTCGATCGGTGCATTGGGCAAATCGATCGGGCAAGATCGAAACGCAATCGAATTTCCATTTGCCAGGCCTAGCCACCACGAGCCATCGGTGGCGCGAACGATCATGTCGGTCATTCCATCGCCGTTGAAGTCGCCGCTCGCCAAAAGCGACCACTCCCGCGGCGCCCAATAGCTGAGTTCGGCCGGCTCGAATTTGCGTCCGTCGTTGATCGCGATCTCCCAGGATTCCTTGCCGCCGTTGCAGGCGGCCAGATGCTCGATCGGCCGGGACAGCGGAGCGATCGGTTGCGGGCCGACGAAGAGCGATTTGCGCGCGTAGGCCTGCATAACTTGCCAATCGTCGCTGAACGAGCGCAGTACGGGCCAATTCGCCCAACGCATGACGCTGTTGTTCTCGCACGACCGTGGACTGCCGGGCGAGTTCTGGCCGTCGTAAAAAACCGTGCTCACCGGCAAGCGGCTCCAATGCTTCAGATCGACGCGCCGGCACGATTCGATCTTTGCATCACCGGTGAGAAACGCCGAGCAGCTATACGGTCGCGGATCGCCAAACCGTTCCCCTTGTTCACACGTGACGAAGAAAAATTGTTCGCGATTTTGTCGCAGCCGGTGCGCCGTTTCCAGCGCTCGTGGCCAGCACCAATCTTGCGGAAAATGGATATGCCGGCAGACAATTTCGCCAGGGTTCGAGCCGGCCGAAATCTTGAGCAAATAACCGGTCGGATCCGGCGATTCGCCAGGCAGCCGCTCGATGGAAAACACTTTGTCGCCGCGAAGCGTTTCCGGCGCGGGCACGCTCGTTCGGGCCACTTCTTGGATTGCCGCGATGAGGGTTCGCCGCTCATGAACGCTGACTTCGTACGACACAAGCATCGCAAGACCATAGATCGCCACGCACGCCGCCGCTCCGGCTGCGATAGGATTTTGTCGAATGGAGCGCCATGTTCCGGGATTTCGGCCGCCGTTTGCAGACTGCAAAAGCCCTTTCCAGGTCGCAGGCCGCAGGATTGCGGCGAGCGACCGGATGCCGATCGCTCCGAGGACGGCCATCGGCAGAATCAGAATGCCGCAGTGCTTTTGTTCCGGCAGCACGAGCAATAGGGCCACCGACTGCACCACCGATAGTCCGCCCAGAATGAAAGCCTGCGGCCGCGCTTGGCCGACGGTCGTAACGACCGCCAATCCGAGCAGAAAGAGCCACGGCAGCGCGCCGGAAATCGGATCGAGCACCGCTCGATAAACCCGTTCCATTCCGGGCAGGCGCCCTTGTCGCAATTGCTCGGCATTCTGTGTTTCGAACGCGCCGGGCACCATCAGTCCGGCGAGTGATTTCCAATAAACGCGCGGAAAGCTTTGGACCAGCCGGAAGGCGTTGTAACGCAGTTCTTGTAGAAAGATCGAACGGCAGATTTGACTGAACCCATGCCCTTTGTACGGCAGCGGCGCGGCGTCGGGATTTTGGGTGTGTTCGTATTCGCGGGTCAGGAATAGCGTCGCCCGATCGCAGCGCTGAATTTGAAAGCTGTTTTCAATTTCGAGCAGATTCGCACGGCTAAAATCGGCATAAACCGCGTTCTGAAAGCCGTTCTGCGAATCGAGCTCTCGCTCGCTGGAAAGGGCGAAAATCGCCGCGTGGCAACCGATGGCGGCCAGCCCGTAGACAGCCACGCTCGCTGCGATCAGCGTCCACGGCAATCGTCGGGCGAACGACAGCACCAACAGGGAGAACCCGATATAGAGCACCAACAGCAATACGTCGGGGCGCCATCCGATGCCGATCATCGCCACCACACCCAGCGCCGCGGAAGCGGCGATTCGGCGGGCCGTTGAGCGCACCGGATCGACGACGCAAAACAAGACGCAAAACCCGGCCGCCGCGAACCAAAGCGGGCTGGCATCGCGCAGCGACCATGTTTCCAAATAGCCGGTAAGCGGCGAGGCAAAATAAAGCACGCCCGCAATCAGCCCGATCCAATAGCTGCCGCCGATGCGGCGGGCGATCAAGAACACAAAGAAGCAACTCAGCGTGCTCATCGCCGCGGCGAAGAGAAAAACCGCCTGCCAGCGAATTCCAAACAATCGCCATAAGCCGGCGACCACATATTGATCGAGGATTCGCGAAGAAGCCCAATAGTTGTGCTCGCCGGCATCGGCGTCATAGTTGGCCGGGCCCGGGTTCGCCAGGAACGCTTGAAATTGTTCCGGCGTTACCCGATCCGATTCTTTCGCCAGAAACCGCTCGAGCGGTTTTCCTTCGGGCGTCGGCGGCACGGCCAGATTATGAAACCCGTTTCCCCCCAGGATTGACAGGCTATAGGCATAGGTCTGTTCGTAGTTGTGGCGATCCGCCAGCGGCATCGACTGCGCTCGATGCCATCGCTCCGAAAAATGGAGCCCGAGCAATGCGACGACGAGCGCCGCGCTGCCAAACGAGATGAGCCGCGACCGCCATTTCGCCTTTTCAGGACGTGCTGTTTCGGGTTGGAGTTTGGTGGGGCGGGAGGCAATCGGCGATTGTGCAATGTGCATCGGCGTTTGCACTCCCAAATGGCCGCCCGGCGAGCGTCAAGGCGCGGTTCGTCGGGCTAGGCGGCGTGGCGCCGCGTGGCCGGTTCGTGGTTCGTGCGCGATGGCGCCGCCGTTTTCGACGGCGTTTGTTCCCGATCCGCGGCGGCGTAGGAATATTCTTGCATGAATGCTCCCCAACGCCGGACGATTTCCTCGCGTTGCTCGGGCGATACCTTATATCGATTTGGCACGTAGTTCTTCTGCGAGGCGACATAGGCGTCGATCTTCGGGCGCGCGCGATCGAAATCGCCCAGGTTCAGTTGGTCGTAGATGGCGCGCATATTTTCAATCGGGTCGGCAACCAAGTCCTCGTACCGCACTTCGCACAGATGCCCGGGTGGAATCAAGTGCTTTTGTTCGCGATAGGCACGGTGCATGCGGAGAAAAACTCGATACACGTATTCGTCAAGGCCGTCGCAGCGGACCCGTTGCAAGCCGTGGGCTCGATAGACCGATTGCCAAGTCCACATCGTCGACGGAAACACCGCGAACGGATGGCGGACGATGTGTATGAATCGGGCATTGGGAAACAACTCGAGCAGCACGCGAATCCTGGCGGTGTGGGACGGCGATTTGAGCACGATCGGCTTGCCGCTGCGGAATGTCAGCGTTTGCATGAATCGGAACAAGCCAGCTTTCCAGCGGGCGACTTCGGTCGGCGCAACCCCGTCGAAATCGAGAAACGCTTCCCCTTGCGGCCGATTGGGAAACGCATCTCTCGCATACGGCGATCCGAGCCCCATGCTGCAAAGCGCAAATTCATCTTCGTGCGGAAAGTCGAAGCCGTCGCCCATCGCATCCATCGGCCGGCGCTTCGGATGCAGGAATTTCAGCCAGCGCCGCACGAACCCGGAGGTCACCAGCGTCGACTTCGGCGCAAAGCAGTCATAGGTCGTAGGAAATGCAAACCGCTCATCTTGCACAAGCAGCCGATGCAAAAGCGTCGTGCCACTGCGCCAATGGCCAATGATGAAAATCGGCGGCTCGTGGATTTCGGTCCGCGCGATTTTTCGGCCAAAGATCAGCGACTGGACCAGCGCCAGCATCGAATTGAGCACCGACAACGCAGTTATGCCCAGCGCCACCGGCCAGAATTTCAGATCGACCGCGAACCGATTGCGCGCCAGTAGCCGCATCCAGTTGCGAAATGTCATTCCGTGCCAGACTTTCGGTGCCCAATAGGGCTTGCGATTCGCTGTCGCATCGGACGAGCGAGAAGACAGTGGAGCCGTCGCGGATTGATCGTGTGCCATCCAGGATGCCGCTCAAGAGGTCCCGGTAGATGTTTCTGTTTCCTTGCCCGTCCCTGAGCCAGAACGATTCGTAACCGACGGCGAACTAGCTCTCATGTTCGAGCGGATCATGCCGCCGGACTTCCGTGGCTCGGAAAGGCAAGACTTCCATTTAAACCGCGCTCGTACAAACGAGTTTTGCTAGCAAGCAACCAAACTTGGCGACTTTTTGTGCGGGCGTCCGACCGACGACGAGGCGGGAGAATAGTTAAGGTCCGCAATTCAGTCAATCTCGATTATTCGGCGGTTAGCCGTGCCGAGGCCTCGATCTACGTGGCCCCCGTCCCGCGGCATAGGTTGTGTGGCACTGGCAGACTCGCGCTTGCCAGTGGCACACCGATCGGCAGGCGTTTCGCATCGCAAGAAAAATGGCCTTGTCGCTCGGGCCAGGTGCGACTATTCTCCCGCCCTCTTCAAATCTCTTTTCTTGAATCTCTTTTTTTGGGCCGTTTCGCGAGAACCTGCGTACCAATCTCCGAGGCCTGCGTTCCGCGCCGTCCAAACTCGAGGATCCATGATGGTCCGCTTCGCTTCGGCCCGCTGCAAACGAATTGCGGCTGTTTGTGCAATCGTCGCTGCCGCCACTCTGGGTGGCTGCAATTTGATTTCCGAATTTGCATACATCGTCCACGACGACAACACGCCGGCCGAATTTGCCGGACTGGCCGAGAAGCGCGTCGCGGTGGTTTGCCGGCCGACGTTTCAATTGCAATTTGCCGATGCGAGCGCCGCGCCTGATCTGGCCGCGCTCGTCGGCGAGTTGTTGGCCAAGAACGTGAAGAAATGCAAGATCGTTCCGCCGAGCGAAGTCGCGATGTGGGCCGATTCGAACAACTGGGACAACTTCATCGAAATCGGCCATGCCATGAAGGCCGACATGGTGGTGGGCATCGATCTCGAAGATTTCGGCTTGTACGAAGGACCCACGCTCTACCAAGGCCACGCCGTGCTGCATGTCTGGGTCTACGACATGCACAGTGGCACGCGCACGGCGGTCTTCAGCAAGAAGCTTCCGCAAACGTTGTATCCGCCGACCGCGGCCGTATCGGTTTCGGACAAGCCTGAAGACGCATTCCGCCGCGACTATTTGGGCGTGCTCTCGGACCACATCGCCCGGCTGTTCTATGAACACGAGCGCCTGATCGACTTTGCGACTGACGCCGATTCGCTGAAATAGAGCAGTTATCGAGGTCGGCCGCGTGCGCCCGCCGCCCGGCTTCCTTTCCGGGTGGATCGCTTTCCATCTCTACTCTGACATTTTTTGCGGGTAACCGCAGAGAATCATTGCGTTCCCTTGCCGGGGCCGGTAAACTATTCACAAGTTTGGTGAAACGCCGTCGGCCTGCTTACGCGCAGCGG
The DNA window shown above is from Pirellulales bacterium and carries:
- a CDS encoding alpha/beta hydrolase-fold protein: MLARRLTICALAVSLAVPCLPGIARADEYKHGPDSERHDGVPKGTVEHHEWKSKIYPDTIREYWVYVPKQYDPAHPACLMVFQDGHAYVNEHGDFRAPIVFDNLIDKRQMPVTIGLFINPGMHGDKLPADGWKADDRSVEYDTVSNQYARFLLEEMLPEVGKQYKLTDQAAGRGICGSSSGGICSFTVAWQRPDAFSKVVSFIGSFTNIRGGYVYPPQIRASKKNAKPIRVFLQDGSHDLDNQFGNWPLANQEMAAALKFAGYDYRFEFGTGAHDGKQAGAIFPDAMRWIWRDYKSP
- a CDS encoding aminotransferase class I/II-fold pyridoxal phosphate-dependent enzyme, with product MHIDQLPGSFFGPSNLVDLLRHRAAHQAHDRAFSYLVDGESDEIRWTYSELDRRARAIGTWLQSQKMEGHRALLLYPAGLEFISAFFGCLYAGVVAVPAYPPRRNRSLARIQAICDDAEAKIALTCQDVLERVQDVLDQTPSLKSVTWKATDQLEPGIERGWQPPDVHGDTLAFLQYTSGSTGTPKGVMLSHANLMHNSALISYAFEHTRSGHSVFWLPSYHDMGLIGGILQPLYIGQWNVLMSPVSFLQKPLRWLQAISKYRATISGGPNFAYDLCVRKISPEQRKSLDLSSWNLAFNGAEPVREETIESFVDAFGPCGFRREAFYPCYGMAEATLIVSGGFKTAPPVIRSFDTQALESNHVVDALDEEEGARALVGCGGTLLDQEILIVNSDTMTRCAADEVGEIWVAGPSVAQGYWRRPEETEHTFRAHLADGSGPYLRTGDLGFMQDGELFVTGRMKDLIIIRGLNHYPQDIEFTVEQSHAFVRCGAGAVLTVEIAGRERLVVVYEVERGRHRDVENFGEVFDAVRRHVAAEHELAVEAIVLLKAGSIPKTSSGKIQRHACREGFLHGTLDVLEQWRAWDSTTGKQRKNAAARRGAQTPRRAGIAPGTLRGETTNGHRAIPPTPPANRGIGGDISQDTAAEGESISEATVQIVLDHVRQIAKERAGELTLDTNILDLGLDSLERMEIVAALEETFGGRFPESVLPLMETCREVVEAVEAYLGKTPRQRSAGSATEEIPPDHYRVELFPEYQALKQNMRSVQDTGLANPYFRAHQRVTNDTTEIDGRTLINFSSYNYLGMSGDPTVARAAKAAIDRYGTSVSASRLVSGEKPLHRELERAIAGFIGTQDAIVYVGGHSTNESTIGHLLGSGDLILHDALAHNSIVQGSILSGARRRPFPHNDWQALDQLLEQIRGEYRRVLVAIEGVYSMDGDYPDLPRFIEVKSRHKAMLLVDEAHSAGVLGPHGRGIGEHFEVDSASVDLWMGTLSKSFGACGGYIAGNKALVEYLKYTAPGFVYSVGISPPNAAAALASLRLLEEEPERVAKLADNARLFLSLAKSRGLNTGMSHGSAVVPVILGNSLHSLQLSQALFARGINVQPILHPAVEESAARLRFFISSSHSEDQIRETVAAVAEELAKIDPAHLGHPAAGTNGRAGSDSNGLPSHGRSNGSSTGSGSPDKHAQ
- a CDS encoding FG-GAP-like repeat-containing protein encodes the protein MHIAQSPIASRPTKLQPETARPEKAKWRSRLISFGSAALVVALLGLHFSERWHRAQSMPLADRHNYEQTYAYSLSILGGNGFHNLAVPPTPEGKPLERFLAKESDRVTPEQFQAFLANPGPANYDADAGEHNYWASSRILDQYVVAGLWRLFGIRWQAVFLFAAAMSTLSCFFVFLIARRIGGSYWIGLIAGVLYFASPLTGYLETWSLRDASPLWFAAAGFCVLFCVVDPVRSTARRIAASAALGVVAMIGIGWRPDVLLLVLYIGFSLLVLSFARRLPWTLIAASVAVYGLAAIGCHAAIFALSSERELDSQNGFQNAVYADFSRANLLEIENSFQIQRCDRATLFLTREYEHTQNPDAAPLPYKGHGFSQICRSIFLQELRYNAFRLVQSFPRVYWKSLAGLMVPGAFETQNAEQLRQGRLPGMERVYRAVLDPISGALPWLFLLGLAVVTTVGQARPQAFILGGLSVVQSVALLLVLPEQKHCGILILPMAVLGAIGIRSLAAILRPATWKGLLQSANGGRNPGTWRSIRQNPIAAGAAACVAIYGLAMLVSYEVSVHERRTLIAAIQEVARTSVPAPETLRGDKVFSIERLPGESPDPTGYLLKISAGSNPGEIVCRHIHFPQDWCWPRALETAHRLRQNREQFFFVTCEQGERFGDPRPYSCSAFLTGDAKIESCRRVDLKHWSRLPVSTVFYDGQNSPGSPRSCENNSVMRWANWPVLRSFSDDWQVMQAYARKSLFVGPQPIAPLSRPIEHLAACNGGKESWEIAINDGRKFEPAELSYWAPREWSLLASGDFNGDGMTDMIVRATDGSWWLGLANGNSIAFRSCPIDLPNAPIDYLGAGDFNGDDIDDLAVRFADGQWWIGLSDGQGFKFRPWGRWTAPISPRNIRIADFNGDGRADIGGFDTKSGQWLVSQSDGETFSTRVWGTFEPSVPWQHILAADFSGKGRTDVAAWNPATGDWMLGQSDGHRFNCRAAGKWTVDANWQYVSTGRFGQDARQGIVGLDKKSGRLAIATLDAVISAAPQFTTRLLPSHPALEGGIYAGCFNGDARDNLAGWTRSGEIWLGILDGNSIRYEKRGQWPAAAHLTDARVISFWREPSAAAAPVAVADRPRVSEN